A window of the Tachyglossus aculeatus isolate mTacAcu1 chromosome 2, mTacAcu1.pri, whole genome shotgun sequence genome harbors these coding sequences:
- the PLAGL1 gene encoding LOW QUALITY PROTEIN: zinc finger protein PLAGL1 (The sequence of the model RefSeq protein was modified relative to this genomic sequence to represent the inferred CDS: inserted 2 bases in 1 codon) gives MMFVHPLQTADEQTLASCLNRRDIYITSAKTVEPRTELDAWLSVDNAKFVEASALIKEESRLWAPSPHTVTTTEPQDSWKCPSCSNVFGTCSLLDSHQCLSKDRLPDTCLSWPNKLGPGKAKGRTKGKPRGTTNLAKNLIHQPRGISCPAAFNLGSCSSASGCGVVAAAAAAAAARFEPQWYSSQSAGLKRKGQEAKLVETYPCHLCGKIFLTPEKLNVHTSSHTGERPYTCPEQSCVKAFVSKYKLIRHMATHLPQKSHRCAHCEKTFHRKDHLKNHLQTHDPNKMAFGCEECGKKYNTKLGYKRHLALHGANSGDLTCQVCALELGSTELLLDHLRAHARGKPPGADKERKHQCDHCERRFYTRKDVRRHLVVHTGCKDFLCQFCSQRFGRKDHLTRHTKKTHPHELLKEEQLPDGDLLDLFQPRSPGLQLKDEAAAPAPFPLGVAGLNGMESSLRVEAXVTPPKGACEQSLQPALPPPPPPLRTGSLGPLAALYPTSSPLLLPPSQTPQDQKYEPISTSDTPFSLLKSLPLKADTKTCGTVSLLEELPWQDPHPLPKFSPGFDQVAGVTGRLPLPTEMMALADALSLAAPAASLDLAHILSFWQLPPADAQNAIGDTTMALGQGDALPARLTYLGQQQPEASLAMGSGTYSQFNLPHILHSFASGTSSTTLPHFHHAFK, from the exons ATGATGTTTGTCCATCCGCTGCAGACCGCGGACGAGCAGACCCTCGCATCCTGTCTGAACCGCAGAGACATCTACATCACTAGTGCTAAG ACGGTTGAACCCCGTACAGAACTGGATGCGTGGCTCTCTGTAGACAATGCCAAGTTTGTCGAAGCCTCCGCATTAATCAAAGAGGAATCCAGGCTTTGGGCTCCTTCACCCCACACTGTGACCACA ACAGAGCCCCAGGATTCCTGGAAATGCCCCAGCTGTAGTAATGTGTTTGGCACTTGCTCTCTGCTGGACTCTCACCAGTGCCTCAGTAAAGACAGACTCCCTGACACCTGCTTGTCATGGCCTAATAAACTGGGGCCTGGGAAAGCAAAAGGCAGAACGAAAGGGAAACCGAGAGGGACCACCAACTTGGCCAAAAACCTTATCCACCAGCCCAGAGGGATCTCCTGCCCTGCCGCTTTCAATCTGGGCTCCTGCAGCTCAGCTAGTGGCTGTGGTGTGGTGGCGGCTGCGGCTGCAGCCGCGGCTGCTCGATTTGAGCCTCAGTGGTACAGCAGCCAGTCGGCTGGcctgaagaggaaggggcaagagGCAAAGCTTGTGGAGACCTACCCCTGCCACCTCTGTGGGAAGATATTCCTCACCCCGGAAAAGCTCAATGTCCACACTTCTTCCCACACGGGGGAGCGTCCTTACACATGCCCAGAGCAGAGCTGTGTCAAAGCATTCGTTTccaaatataagctaatcag GCACATGGCCACTCACTTGCCCCAGAAATCTCACCGATGTGCTCACTGTGAAAAGACCTTCCACCGCAAAGATCACCTGAAGAACCACCTCCAGACCCATGATCCGAATAAGATGGCCTTTGGCTGTGAGGAATGTGGAAAGAAGTACAACACCAAGCTGGGCTACAAGCGGCATCTGGCCCTGCACGGGGCCAACAGCGGGGACCTTACCTGTCAGGTGTGTGCCCTGGAGCTGGGGAGCACGGAGCTGCTGCTGGACCACCTCAGGGCCCACGCCCGGGGCAAGCCCCCTGGAGCCGACAAGGAGAGGAAGCACCAGTGCGACCACTGCGAGCGCCGCTTCTACACCCGCAAGGACGTGCGACGCCATTTGGTGGTCCACACAGGCTGCAAGGACTTCCTGTGTCAGTTCTGCAGCCAGCGCTTCGGGCGTAAGGACCACCTCACCCGGCACACCAAGAAGACGCACCCCCACGAGCTGCTAAAGGAGGAGCAGCTGCCGGACGGGGACCTGCTGGACCTGTTCCAGCCCCGCTCCCCTGGTCTGCAGCTCAAGGACGAGGCTGCCGCCCCGGCGCCCTTCCCTTTGGGCGTCGCAGGGCTCAATGGCATGGAGAGCAGCTTGCGGGTGGAGGC GGTAACCCCCCCAAAGGGGGCCTGTGAACAGAGCCTGCAGCCTGCactgccaccaccacctcctcccttaAGAACGGGCAGCTTAGGTCCTCTGGCGGCCCTCTATCCTACATCATCTCCCCTGTTACTGCCTCCCTCTCAGACTCCTCAAGACCAAAAATACGAACCGATCTCTACCTCTGACACTCCGTTCTCCCTGCTCAAGAGCCTGCCTCTCAAGGCCGACACCAAAACCTGTGGAACTGTGAGTCTGCTGGAAGAGCTGCCCTGGCAAGACCCTCACCCCCTGCCCAAGTTCAGCCCCGGGTTTGACCAGGTCGCAGGGGTCACTGGCCGGTTACCCTTGCCCACAGAAATGATGGCTCTCGCCGATGCCCTAAGCCTGGCTGCCCCGGCTGCTTCCTTGgatcttgcccacatcttgagCTTCTGGCAACTTCCCCCTGCTGATGCCCAAAATGCCATTGGGGACACCACCATGgctctggggcagggagatgctctacccgctaggctgACCTACCTTGGGCAACAACAGCCAGAAGCCTCACTAGCAATGGGCAGTGGGACCTACAGTCAGTTCAATCTGCCTCACATTCTTCACTCCTTTGCCTCTGGCACCAGTTCTACCACCTTGCCTCATTTCCATCATGCATTCAAATGA